GGGCCTGGTCTTCGCCCGCCGCATCGCCGACGACATCGGCGCCGCGCTGCCACCCCTCGTGCAGCCCAGCGAGCCGACCGGTCCGGCGCTCGTCCTCGACGGCGCGATCCGGCCGGAGCTGGCCCGGGCCATGACCGACGGCGCCGGCGTGCTGCGCAGCGCCGACAGTCTCGACGCCACGGCGAAGACCCTCGACGAGCTCGGCCGGCGGCAGGCGCACGAGGTGCGTCCCGAGTCCTGGGAGGCGGCCAACCTGCACACGGTCGCGACCACCCTCGTCACCGCGGCCCGGGTGCGCGAGGAGACCCGTGGCTCGCACTGGCGTGACGACTTCCCGCAGCCCGATCCGCGGTGGCGGGTCCACCTGCTCACCCGCCGCGAGCCCGACGGCTCGCTGCGCGTCCGCGAGGAGGCGGTGCAGTGACGCTTACCGGGGCGAGAGCCGAGGCGCTGCGGGCGGCCGGGCTCGATCCGGCCTACGTCGAGGAGGTCGTCCGGCGCGCGCTCGACGAGGATCTCGGCGACGGCCTCGACGTCACGAGCGTCGCGACCGTGCCGTTCGACGCAGAGGGCACCGGCGACTTCGTCGTCCGCGGCGAGGGCGTGGTGGCCGGATTGCCGGTCGTGGTCGCCGTCCTCGAGATCGCGAGTGACGACTCGGTCCTCGTCACCCAGCACGTGCAGGACGGCGACCCGGTGCGCCCCGGCCAGGTGCTTCTGTCCGCCACCGCGCTGACCCGGGCTCTGCTCACCGCCGAGCGCACCGCGCTCAACCTGCTCTGCCACCTGTCGGGGATCGCGTCCCTGACCCGGCGCTGGGTCGAGGCGGTCGAGGGCACCACGGCGACGATTCTCGACACCCGCAAGACGACGCCTGGCCTGCGCGCGCTGGAGAAGTACGCCGTGCGCTGCGGCGGCGGCGCCAACAAGCGGATGGGGCTGTACGACGCGGCGCTGGTCAAGGACAACCACGTCATCGCGGCCGGCGGTGTCGGGGCGGCCTTCGCCGCCGTGCGCGCGAACTTCCCCGACGTCGACGTGCAGGTCGAGTGCGACACGGTCGGCCAGGTGCGCGAGGCGCTCGACGCGGGGGCGACGTTCCTGCTCTGCGACAACATGGGCGTCGACGCGCTGCGGGAGGCGGTCGCCGCCGCGGCCGGGCGCGCGCAGATCGAGGCGACCGGCGGGCTGACCCTGGACTGCGCGCGGGCGGTCGCGGAGACCGGCGTCGACTACCTGTCCGTCGGAGCGCTGACACACTCGGCGCCCGTGCTCGACATCGGGCTCGACCTGCACGACACCGCCCCTGGGAGCGACTGATGCTGCTCGCCGTCGACGTCGGTAACACCAACACCGTCCTCGGGCTCTTCGACGGGGAGCGCCTGACCGACTCGTGGCGGGTCAAGACCGACGCGCGCGCCACCGCCGACGAGCTGGCGCTGCTGTTCCGCGGGCTGCTCGAGCGCCATCCGGTGCCCGACGGGGTCGCGGTCTGCTCCACCGTGCCGGCGGTGCTGCACGAGATGCGTAGCGTGCTGACCCGCTACTACGCGAAGGTGCCGGCGGTCATCGTGGAGCCAGGGGTCAAGACCGGCGTACCGCTGCTCTACGACAACCCTCGCGAGGTCGGCGCCGACCGCATCGTCAACTCCC
This portion of the Mycobacteriales bacterium genome encodes:
- the nadC gene encoding carboxylating nicotinate-nucleotide diphosphorylase — protein: MRAAGLDPAYVEEVVRRALDEDLGDGLDVTSVATVPFDAEGTGDFVVRGEGVVAGLPVVVAVLEIASDDSVLVTQHVQDGDPVRPGQVLLSATALTRALLTAERTALNLLCHLSGIASLTRRWVEAVEGTTATILDTRKTTPGLRALEKYAVRCGGGANKRMGLYDAALVKDNHVIAAGGVGAAFAAVRANFPDVDVQVECDTVGQVREALDAGATFLLCDNMGVDALREAVAAAAGRAQIEATGGLTLDCARAVAETGVDYLSVGALTHSAPVLDIGLDLHDTAPGSD